The following proteins are encoded in a genomic region of Xanthocytophaga agilis:
- a CDS encoding SDR family NAD(P)-dependent oxidoreductase — MTDTTISTISILGCGWLGLPLAKKLLEKGYLVKGSTTTTEKLGVLAESGIQPFLINLQPSVAEVHQSELYEFLQADILIIDIPPRTVIHGDEFHVQQIRSLAESISIPLPQIIYISSTSVYPDNNQVATEETEVIESNAMVQVEYLLRNISAATTILRCGGLMGYGRIPGKYVAGKTITTGNVPVNFIYRDDVVEVICEVIEQKKWGVTYNVVAPLHPVRRLVYDQNVKDLGFLPPVYDDSTLPAHKVISNDKLVQDLKYTFQFPDPVAFPYGS, encoded by the coding sequence ATGACTGATACTACTATTAGCACTATCTCTATTCTGGGCTGTGGCTGGTTGGGCTTACCTTTAGCAAAAAAACTACTCGAAAAAGGGTATCTGGTAAAAGGAAGTACTACTACTACTGAAAAGTTAGGTGTTCTGGCTGAATCAGGGATACAACCTTTCTTAATTAACCTTCAACCCAGTGTTGCAGAAGTACATCAGAGTGAGTTATATGAGTTTTTACAGGCAGATATTCTGATTATTGATATTCCGCCACGTACTGTTATTCATGGTGATGAATTTCATGTGCAGCAAATTCGATCTTTAGCCGAATCCATATCAATACCTCTACCTCAAATCATATACATAAGTTCTACTTCTGTATATCCTGATAATAATCAGGTTGCTACTGAGGAAACAGAAGTAATAGAAAGTAATGCAATGGTACAAGTTGAATACTTGTTGAGGAATATTTCTGCTGCTACAACAATACTTCGTTGTGGCGGCTTAATGGGATATGGCCGTATTCCTGGGAAATATGTGGCAGGCAAAACAATTACAACTGGTAATGTACCTGTTAACTTTATATACAGAGATGATGTCGTAGAAGTTATTTGTGAGGTAATTGAGCAGAAAAAATGGGGTGTAACTTATAATGTCGTAGCACCTTTACATCCTGTTCGCAGACTTGTATATGATCAGAATGTAAAAGATCTGGGATTCCTCCCTCCTGTCTATGATGATTCTACATTGCCTGCGCATAAGGTCATCAGTAACGATAAGTTAGTTCAGGACTTAAAATATACCTTTCAGTTTCCTGATCCGGTTGCATTTCCTTATGGATCTTGA
- a CDS encoding bestrophin family protein translates to MISYNPKEWFTFIFRFHKSDTLRQLAPLMAALGVYSWAVAYMELEYWKLSENNHLRNLTVIHSLLGFVISMLLVFRTNTAYDRWWEGRRLWGSLVNNSRNLAIKLAAILPPEDASNRHFFKRVIALYASTLAAHLQSEATRLALDEQEHPDLKDLDKSKHLPNQVATLLFGRANKLYEENKIKEAQLIVLNGELLSFTDVCGACERIKNTPIPFSYSIFIKKFIFFYVMTMPFGFVFSLGYWVIPVVIFVFYVLASIELIAEEIEDPFGGDANDLPTFKIASNIKKHIGEIL, encoded by the coding sequence ATGATCTCTTACAATCCCAAAGAGTGGTTTACATTTATTTTTCGTTTTCACAAATCTGATACACTACGCCAGTTGGCCCCTCTTATGGCAGCACTTGGTGTCTATTCATGGGCAGTAGCCTATATGGAACTGGAATATTGGAAGCTATCAGAGAATAACCATCTTCGTAATCTGACAGTAATACATAGCTTATTAGGCTTCGTGATTTCCATGCTACTGGTTTTTCGGACAAATACTGCTTATGACCGTTGGTGGGAAGGACGTAGATTATGGGGTAGTTTAGTAAATAACAGCCGAAATCTGGCTATTAAGTTAGCTGCAATATTGCCACCAGAAGATGCATCCAATCGTCATTTTTTTAAACGTGTTATTGCATTGTATGCCTCTACGTTAGCCGCACACTTACAGTCAGAAGCAACAAGATTGGCTTTGGATGAGCAGGAACATCCGGACTTGAAGGATTTGGATAAAAGTAAACATTTGCCTAATCAAGTCGCTACCTTATTATTCGGACGGGCAAACAAATTGTATGAAGAAAACAAAATCAAAGAGGCTCAGCTAATTGTATTAAATGGAGAACTGCTTTCTTTTACTGACGTATGTGGTGCTTGTGAACGAATCAAGAATACTCCTATCCCCTTTTCCTATAGTATATTCATCAAAAAATTTATCTTCTTTTATGTGATGACTATGCCTTTTGGGTTTGTCTTTTCATTAGGATATTGGGTAATTCCGGTTGTTATTTTTGTCTTCTATGTACTGGCCAGTATAGAGTTGATTGCTGAGGAGATTGAAGATCCATTTGGTGGAGACGCCAATGACCTACCAACTTTCAAAATAGCTAGCAACATTAAAAAACACATCGGCGAAATATTATAA
- a CDS encoding GAF domain-containing protein, translating to MRKIIKNNWLIVSFAAIVLLILINIWITIRNNKVIEQNSLLEKHTEEVKLATQGILNGTVHTLDLGVRGYALTKDTNLLSPYKSALVKHEPLFRKIDSLLKEQKYDKLDSLQLVKHEVDKYIQFMGEMVTLAEKDSMAAFTKMLKQDKGYDVWVKYAAFEKPVFAFQDQIKHKAQENYQTAMYQNILIQIILLIITLPTVYFIIYRLRKESKERRMLLLELENYNQNYFFHSRTQTEQATEEISVKDILDNSIQNIRRASDFVKNIANGDYSVTWEGMTEAIREKNTTTLAGELLQMKEQMQQVKEEDQKRNWVNEGLSYLGEILRKESDLTKISDRVLAELIKYLNANQGALFILQDENPARPVLQLRAAYAYNRKKYLNKEIAPGEGLAGQAWQEADTIYLTQIPQDYIKISSGLGDARPNNLLIVPLKYDDKIQGVIELASFKTFQPHEIAFVEKLGESMAVTFASAKISEKTSRLLVETQHMTELMRSQEEEMRQNMEEMQATQEEMERKRHEYMQQIEQLTLENKELKKMAIA from the coding sequence ATGAGAAAGATCATAAAAAATAACTGGCTTATCGTATCTTTTGCTGCTATAGTATTACTCATATTGATAAACATTTGGATTACCATCCGTAACAATAAAGTCATTGAACAAAATTCACTGCTTGAAAAACACACTGAGGAAGTTAAATTGGCCACGCAAGGTATCCTAAATGGAACAGTACACACCTTGGACCTAGGTGTTCGGGGGTATGCTCTGACTAAGGATACCAATTTGTTATCACCTTATAAGTCGGCTTTGGTAAAACATGAACCCTTATTTCGCAAAATAGATTCTTTACTGAAAGAACAAAAGTATGACAAACTGGACTCTCTTCAGTTAGTAAAGCATGAAGTAGATAAATACATCCAGTTTATGGGTGAAATGGTGACACTAGCTGAAAAAGATAGTATGGCCGCTTTTACCAAGATGCTCAAACAAGATAAAGGATATGATGTATGGGTAAAATATGCTGCATTTGAAAAACCGGTTTTTGCCTTTCAAGACCAAATAAAACACAAAGCGCAGGAAAACTATCAAACTGCCATGTATCAGAATATTTTGATACAAATCATATTATTGATTATCACATTGCCTACAGTATACTTTATTATCTATCGTTTGAGAAAAGAAAGTAAGGAAAGGCGAATGTTATTACTGGAGCTGGAAAACTATAATCAGAATTATTTCTTCCATTCCCGCACACAAACTGAACAGGCTACAGAAGAAATAAGTGTAAAAGATATTTTGGATAATTCCATCCAGAATATTCGGCGGGCATCTGATTTTGTAAAGAACATAGCCAATGGAGATTATAGTGTGACGTGGGAAGGAATGACTGAAGCTATTCGGGAGAAAAACACTACCACACTGGCTGGTGAATTGTTGCAAATGAAAGAGCAAATGCAACAGGTAAAAGAAGAAGATCAGAAACGCAACTGGGTAAATGAAGGTCTAAGTTATCTGGGCGAGATCCTAAGAAAGGAGTCTGATCTGACTAAAATTTCAGATCGTGTTTTGGCTGAGCTTATTAAATATCTGAATGCCAATCAGGGAGCCTTATTTATCTTACAGGATGAGAATCCTGCCAGACCTGTACTACAACTGAGGGCTGCCTATGCTTATAACAGAAAGAAATACCTGAATAAAGAAATTGCACCTGGTGAGGGGCTGGCTGGACAAGCCTGGCAGGAAGCTGATACTATTTATCTGACACAAATTCCTCAGGATTACATAAAAATATCATCAGGTTTAGGTGATGCCCGTCCTAATAACTTACTGATTGTGCCACTTAAATACGATGATAAAATTCAGGGTGTGATCGAACTCGCTTCTTTCAAGACGTTTCAACCTCATGAAATTGCCTTCGTAGAAAAATTGGGTGAGAGCATGGCAGTTACATTTGCTTCTGCAAAAATCTCCGAGAAGACCAGTAGATTATTGGTTGAAACTCAGCACATGACAGAATTGATGAGGTCACAGGAGGAGGAGATGCGTCAGAATATGGAAGAGATGCAGGCTACTCAGGAAGAGATGGAACGTAAACGGCATGAGTATATGCAACAAATTGAACAGTTGACTCTGGAAAATAAAGAACTTAAAAAAATGGCAATCGCCTGA
- a CDS encoding ADP-ribosylglycohydrolase family protein, producing MSHRNFAREILFGVAVGDALGVPVEFKGRMELQDNPVTAMIGYGSHHQPPGTWSDDSSLTFCLAESLCKGYDLNDLGRRFINWRELNYWTPYGNVFDIGFATSDAISDLIRGVNPVHAGRSDERSNGNGSLMRILPLLLHIKDMPIEKRYQYTKEVSSVTHAHIRSVIACFIYLEYARQIIEGKEKFEAFEITKNLVNDFLQSQAVCRQEEIDKFHRILMNPVSNYEIKPIYEYDENEISSSGYVLSSLEASFWCLLNSNSYSETVLKAVNLGSDTDTTGAIAGGLAGLLYGFEQIPESWVIELARRQDIEDLAMRLHKKYNGIS from the coding sequence ATGTCACACCGAAATTTTGCCAGAGAGATTTTATTTGGAGTCGCTGTAGGAGATGCCTTGGGAGTGCCCGTAGAATTTAAAGGGAGAATGGAATTACAGGACAATCCGGTTACTGCTATGATTGGCTACGGGAGTCATCATCAGCCACCTGGAACCTGGTCGGATGATAGTTCGCTTACCTTTTGCCTGGCAGAAAGTTTATGTAAAGGGTATGATCTCAATGATCTGGGACGTCGGTTTATTAACTGGCGAGAGCTGAATTACTGGACTCCTTATGGAAATGTATTTGATATTGGCTTTGCTACTTCTGATGCAATCAGTGATTTGATAAGGGGTGTAAATCCTGTTCATGCTGGCAGATCAGATGAGAGAAGCAATGGCAATGGGTCACTGATGCGGATTCTGCCTCTGTTGCTACATATTAAAGATATGCCTATTGAGAAACGCTATCAATACACGAAAGAAGTATCTTCTGTAACACATGCACATATTCGTTCTGTTATTGCCTGTTTTATTTATTTGGAATATGCTCGTCAGATTATAGAAGGAAAGGAAAAGTTCGAAGCCTTTGAGATAACTAAAAACCTGGTGAATGACTTCTTACAAAGTCAGGCTGTGTGTAGGCAGGAAGAAATAGATAAATTTCATCGTATTCTAATGAATCCGGTTAGTAATTATGAGATAAAACCGATTTATGAATATGATGAGAATGAAATTTCTTCCTCAGGATATGTGCTAAGTAGTCTGGAAGCTAGTTTCTGGTGTTTGCTAAACAGCAATTCGTATAGTGAGACAGTATTGAAAGCAGTGAATCTGGGAAGTGATACAGATACTACAGGTGCTATTGCTGGTGGACTCGCTGGTCTGTTGTATGGCTTTGAGCAAATTCCTGAATCATGGGTAATAGAGCTAGCACGCCGTCAGGATATTGAAGACTTGGCAATGAGACTACACAAGAAATATAATGGGATATCCTAG